In the Chroococcidiopsis sp. SAG 2025 genome, one interval contains:
- a CDS encoding Npun_F0494 family protein has product MTNANTSNARPFFYPNRTLERARRALICSSFNLHLFQAMIAQSVPVMAIAGNSGMEKGYSQRPLTELAVDNELFWLIQVGVLRREVDGQGITDSFRLTPLGRQLVERYAQHGKWDTPTWRDRLYNTLSSWLRLPF; this is encoded by the coding sequence ATGACTAATGCAAATACTAGCAATGCCAGACCGTTTTTCTACCCCAACCGTACCTTAGAGCGGGCGCGTCGGGCACTGATTTGTTCTAGCTTTAACTTACACTTATTCCAGGCAATGATAGCTCAAAGCGTGCCAGTCATGGCGATCGCCGGCAATTCAGGCATGGAAAAAGGCTATAGCCAACGCCCATTAACAGAACTTGCAGTAGACAACGAACTCTTTTGGCTGATTCAAGTCGGTGTATTGCGGCGTGAGGTAGACGGACAGGGAATCACAGATAGTTTTCGGCTCACGCCTCTGGGCAGACAGCTAGTAGAGCGATACGCTCAGCATGGTAAGTGGGATACTCCAACGTGGCGCGATCGCCTTTACAATACCCTG